The Stutzerimonas stutzeri RCH2 genomic interval AGTGTGTGTCATTGGCCAGGATTGGCTTGCCACTTCGGGCGTTACTGCCGGCAATGGCCCAGTTGTTCGACGCCGCCATGCCCGTCGGAGTCAGCGCCGCCAAGTGTTGCGCTGCCTGCTCGATCGCCGCCAGCCCTGGCACTGATCCGCTCAGCGCGAGCCCCTTGAGCTTGTCGGCTTCGGTAAACGGCAGCGCCTCGTCCGGATAGATCGGCAGCAGCCAGGCGAGCTTGTCGCTACCCACTTTCTGCGCCAGTAGCAAGGCTGCCACCTCTTCCTGCAGGTTCTGCGACAAACCGAAGTTCAGCAGACAGAACACCAGCACAGAATCTTCTGGCTTCCAGTATTCCGGCTTGTAGCCGGACTCGGCGAGGTCCATCGGCAGCTTGTCACGATGGCGGTACAGGTAGGCGTTCACGCCGCGGGCATACACCTCGAAGAACTTCTTCATCCTCGGCGAGGATTCGCGATAGAGCAGCTCAGCGTTCTGCCGCAGATTCACTGCACGCATGAACCGGTCGGTTTCCAGCACACCGGGGCCGACCATTTCCGCCAGTCGACCCTGCGCCATCAACCGCAGGCTGACCATCTGGCTCAGGCGGTCGGTCGCGTGCACGTAACCCATGGCGAACAGCGCATCGTGAAAGGACGAGGTTTCAATCAGCGGCATGCCCAGCGAATTGCGCCGGATGCTCGCACTGCCTGCCAGCCCGGTCAGCGGTTGAATGCCCTGTGCCGGCGGCAGACTGGCGCTGTAGCGGTTATCGAGATAGGCCTGACAACCGCCGAGGCCGGCCAGACCTAGCGCGGCCCCCAGCGTCAGGCGAACCAGGGCGAACGGCAGACGCAGAGACATCGAAGACTCCTGTGCGGGCTTGCAAAGAGGAAAGAGGTGCTAACAGCTTAGAGGGCGGGCAGCGAAGAAGATCGGGGCGATCAGGCCGCGTTGCGCGATTTTGGCAGAGCTTCGTCGAGCAGCCAACGTGCCGACCGCCGTGCTTCAGCCTTATGTTGCAATTCCAAGGCGCTGAACTGTGCTTCGTGACGCCGCCGCTCGTGCTTGTCCAACGCCTTCCAGGCAGCGTGGGTAGGCACCTGTTCGGTCGCCTCGAAGAGCTGCTGGAAGACCTGGCAACGAGGATGCTGACCCAACGCCACGTCATAATTATCTAGCAGCACCTTGATGCGGATGGCACCCTCGATGAGCGGCAACTGACCATCCAGCAGGCAGCTGGCGAGAATCCGCAGATCCTCCGCCAGCGCGGTCTGTTGCTTGGCTCGCGCCTCGACCTGCAGCCGTTCGTTGCGCCAGACGCGACGCCAGAGATAGAGCGCATAGCCGCCCAGCGCCACGATCAGCAACGCGGCTACGACGAACAGACCGAGGGCCAAAGTCATGGGGTGCTCAGGCGCCGTGACATTTCTTGTACTTTTTCTGACTGCCGCAGGGACAGGGGTCGTTGCGACCGACATCCTTCAGCGGATTGCGCACGGGCTCGTGGCTGTGATTGCAATGCGGCCCGTGGACATGGTGATGGTCATGGTCGTGATCGTGGTTGCAGTCGGGACCATGCACATGCGGCTCTTGACTCATCTGGGTACTACTCCGGAATAAATTTGCCCGGGATTATCTCGCCATCCGTGGAAATGTGCACGCGCCGCCCTGCCATCAGGCCGGTCTTCAGCTCACCTTTCAGCCGATAGCTGATCGGACGGTCCGGCTTCTCCAGCAGTCGCACGATGTACTTCATGTGCCGCCACAGGTTGGTGTGAACGGGCACCTCGTAATACTCGAAACTGTTGGCAGGGACGGTCAGCCAGCCACTGGACTCGCCGCTCGCCAACTCAACATCGTTTAGATGAACGGTATAGATCAGCCCGCGCACCGGCAGGCTGTGATCGTTGGGGTTGTCGATGCGAAAGCGCAGCATGAACTGCTGTTCCAGCAGCCTAGCCTTGACGATATCGACTTTGGTGAGGTTGACCGTAGGGTCCTTGAAATTGCCCGAGAACCAGGTCGAGCATCCGGCCATGCCGCCAAGCAAGCTCAGCATCACGACTATTTTAAGAATTCTTATTGTGTGTGCCTGGCAAAACATTCCGGTACTCCAAAGGACGCCCAAGTGTAGCAAGCAGCATGCTTGCCGCAATGGGGTGCCGCCGCAAAAATACCAGTCTCAGGCCGCAATATGACAAGCACGCTTCAGGAATGTGTACCGCCTCGATAACACAGCGAAGCGACTCATCACTCCGCTAGCACTCGGGCGAGCACCTGGCGCGCTTTGCCTATCCCGGCGGAAAGCGCCGTCTCGATTTCCGCCATGGTGATCACGCCGCTCGCCTTGCCGGCTGCCGGGTTGACCACCAGAGACAGACAGGCGTATGCCAGGTCCAGTTCGCGGGCCAAGGCCGCCTCGGGCATACCGGTCATACCGACGATGTCGCAGCCATCCCGCTCCATGCGCGCGATCTCGGCGGCCGTCTCCAGCCGCGGACCCTGCGTGCAGCCGTACACCCCATGGCTGCTGAACGCGTAACCCTCCGCGGCCAGTGCGCCGATCAGGAGTGCACGCAAGGCCTCGTCGTATGGATAGCTGAAGTCGATATGGGTCACATGGTCGATCTCGCCTTCGAAGAACGTGTGCTCACGACCATAGGTGTAATCGATGATCTGATGGGGCACGCAGAAATGCCCAGAGCCCATCGCCGAATGGATACCGCCGACCGCATTCACCGCAAGAATCGCTTCGGCGCCCGCTTGCTTCAAAGCCCACAGGTTGGCGCGATAATTCACCTGATGCGGTGGAATCCGGTGCGGATGACCATGCCTGGCAAGAAAGAGCACCTCGCGGTCGCCATATTCGCCCCGCAAGACCTCACCGGAAGGACGCCCGTAAGGCGTATCGATGAGCTGAGCACGGTGCAACTTGAAGCCGGTCAGCTGAGTCAGGCCGGTGCCGCCGATGATCGCGTAGACAGTCATGGGTATTCCTTGAAAGAAGAGAGGTCAGCCGATCAGGTCGGCGGCCTTCAGCGCGCCAATGGCGTCCAGCCAGCGGGGGTTCTGCTTGTACTCCGCCGCACATCCTGTGCGCCTGCGCATGCGCGCAAGCACAGGCGACGGCGTAACCCGCATGCGCTGCAACGCCGCCAAGGCCAGCTCTGCAGCAGCACGATCATTACATACCAGCCCCATGTCACAGCCCGCCATCATCGCGGCCTGGATCCGGTCAGCCGCATCGCCGACCACATGCGCACCAGCCATCGAAAGGTCGTCGCTGAAGATCACGCCCTTGAAGCCGAACTCACCGCGCAGGATGTCTTGCAGCCAGTGGCGCGAAAAGCCTGCAGGCTGGTCGTCGACCTGAGGATAGATCACATGAGCCGGCATGATCGCATCGAGCGTTCCGCTCAGCGCCTGGAAGGGAATCAGATCACAGCCGCGCAATTCATCGAGGCTTCGCTCATCGACGGGAATGGCAACATGAGAGTCCGCTTCGGCCCAGCCATGGCCGGGGAAGTGCTTGCCGGTCGCCGCCATGCCAGCTGCATGCATGCCGCGAACGAAGGCATCGATCAGCACAACGGCAGCCTGCGGATCCCCCGCGAACGCACGAGTGCCAACCACTGCACTGCGCTGATGATCAAGATCCAGCACCGGCGCGAAGCTGAAGTCCAGACCAACCGCGAGCACCTCGGTTGCCATGACCCAACCGCAGGCCTCGGCCAGCCGTGGCGCATCGGCGCAGCGCGATAGCTCTCGCATCGCCGGCAGCTTGACGAATCCCTGGCGCAGCCGCTGAACACGGCCACCCTCCTGATCCACTGCCAACAGCAGATCCGGGCGCACGGCACGAATCGAGCGGCACAGCTCGTCGACCTGACGCGGGTGCTCGATGTTGCGGGCAAACAGAATGAGCCCGCCGACCTCCGGTTGACGCAACAGGTGCCGGTCCTCGGCCGTCAGCCAGGCACCGGCGATGTCCAGCATCAGTGAACCGTGCATATGTAGAAGAAATCCTTATTCGAGTTCAGCGGCGGC includes:
- a CDS encoding LEA type 2 family protein, with amino-acid sequence MFCQAHTIRILKIVVMLSLLGGMAGCSTWFSGNFKDPTVNLTKVDIVKARLLEQQFMLRFRIDNPNDHSLPVRGLIYTVHLNDVELASGESSGWLTVPANSFEYYEVPVHTNLWRHMKYIVRLLEKPDRPISYRLKGELKTGLMAGRRVHISTDGEIIPGKFIPE
- a CDS encoding S-methyl-5'-thioinosine phosphorylase, which codes for MTVYAIIGGTGLTQLTGFKLHRAQLIDTPYGRPSGEVLRGEYGDREVLFLARHGHPHRIPPHQVNYRANLWALKQAGAEAILAVNAVGGIHSAMGSGHFCVPHQIIDYTYGREHTFFEGEIDHVTHIDFSYPYDEALRALLIGALAAEGYAFSSHGVYGCTQGPRLETAAEIARMERDGCDIVGMTGMPEAALARELDLAYACLSLVVNPAAGKASGVITMAEIETALSAGIGKARQVLARVLAE
- a CDS encoding SEC-C metal-binding domain-containing protein, with amino-acid sequence MSQEPHVHGPDCNHDHDHDHHHVHGPHCNHSHEPVRNPLKDVGRNDPCPCGSQKKYKKCHGA
- a CDS encoding DUF2489 domain-containing protein, which gives rise to MTLALGLFVVAALLIVALGGYALYLWRRVWRNERLQVEARAKQQTALAEDLRILASCLLDGQLPLIEGAIRIKVLLDNYDVALGQHPRCQVFQQLFEATEQVPTHAAWKALDKHERRRHEAQFSALELQHKAEARRSARWLLDEALPKSRNAA
- the nagZ gene encoding beta-N-acetylhexosaminidase; the protein is MHGSLMLDIAGAWLTAEDRHLLRQPEVGGLILFARNIEHPRQVDELCRSIRAVRPDLLLAVDQEGGRVQRLRQGFVKLPAMRELSRCADAPRLAEACGWVMATEVLAVGLDFSFAPVLDLDHQRSAVVGTRAFAGDPQAAVVLIDAFVRGMHAAGMAATGKHFPGHGWAEADSHVAIPVDERSLDELRGCDLIPFQALSGTLDAIMPAHVIYPQVDDQPAGFSRHWLQDILRGEFGFKGVIFSDDLSMAGAHVVGDAADRIQAAMMAGCDMGLVCNDRAAAELALAALQRMRVTPSPVLARMRRRTGCAAEYKQNPRWLDAIGALKAADLIG